The DNA region GCTTTCATAACCGGAAAAGTATATTCGAATTCACCAACTCTCCCTTTTTCGGATGGCATGGTTTGACCCACCACACTGATCAAGCTGCCTTTTTCATAATTAACAGGATCGAGAAAACCATCAACATATGCAACAAATCGACCTTCAGGCGCTTGATTAATATCCGGTTTACCTATGCTAGAAATCGGTATGTTCGCAATCTCAATACGAGTTTTATCTTTTTGATTGGTGATTTTCGTGATGACACCACCTAAACGAACCTCTTTTTTAGACACTAGTGGCGTATTTTTCCACTGCTGGTAGTCCGTTATGGGGGCATCTGCGGTACGAGTATTCAACTCTTCAGGTAAGGTTGAGCAGGCCGTTAAGGTAAGGATAGTTAAAGTTATCAGTAATAAACGTTGCATAATTTATCCTTTCGCTAAAGTAAGCCTATCGTTTAGACAAAACGCTATCTCAATGCTTTAACGCTTGAAAAGTGCATAAAAAAAGACTTAATATTTCAATAAGATAAAAGCTAGATACGCTCTCCTTTTATCCATTCCAACAATGACCATACTGTATTTTCCACATCATTTATTCACGGCCAGGTAATTTTTTCCACGTAACTTTATCGCGTAAGTACGTTGGGCTCGCCTGTTCTGCGTTGACTGTATTACCTTTATTCCACTCAAGCTGCGCTAATACGGCAATGTCTTGAGCTTCTGGGTACAAAATATCGCTTGATTGCATATTCAACGGGAGATGAGATAACGTTTCATGATAAGCCGCCCAGCCAGTTCCCGCTTGTACCCAAAGACCTTCCGATGTCAACACATTATCGACCAACTCCTGTGGTGGAATTACACACTCACCTTGAGAATCACTCATGAGAAGCGCAGACCACCCACCATCATCTTGACGAATATACTGAGCCCAATAAATTTCACTCATTCTGGCATCGATAGCAGTCACAACTTGTCCACTTTGATTCACTCTATAACAAGCTTGCGCCATCGCAGCTAGAGTCGAAATACCAATCATGGGGAGCTCGGCACCAAAAGAAAGACCTTGTGCAATGCCAATACCAATACGAACACCCGTAAAACTACCCGGCCCACGTCCAAATGCTAATGCATCCAGATCATGTAATGAAATACCCGCTTCTTTTAATACTTCATCAACCATAGGCAGAATTTTTTTAGTATGATCGCGTGGTGCCACTTCACTACGTGTGAACATTTGATCATTGATCATCAGTGCAACAGAGCAGTTTTCTGTTGATGTATCTAAGGCAAGAATTTTTGCGCTCATTAAAGCCTCAAGCTATTTCAATTATTATTTAATAAAAAATCCGATACTTTACTCAAGTCTCGGGTTCTTGGTATCGGGGGTAAACTCTGTAAAAAGATGCCACCATAATCTCGGGTGACCAAACGATTATCACAGATAATCAACACCCCTTTATCGTTCTGATCTCGAATTAAGCGACCAACGCCTTGCTTTAAGGTAATCACAGCTTCAGGCAATTGCACTTCTGAAAAAGCATCGCCTTGCTTTAAACGACAATCTTCAATTCGAGCTTTTAATAATGGATCATCCGGTGCCGTAAACGGCAATTTGTCGATGATAACACAGCTTAACGTATCGCCTCTAACATCAATCCCTTCCCAAAACGCACCAGTTGCAACCAAAACGGCATTCCCCAGCTCTATAAATTCATTCAATAATTTTTGTTTACTGGTTTCACCTTGAACCAATACAGGTAAATCTAATTGATCTCGAAATAAATCCGCTAATTGTCGCATCATATGGTGAGACGT from Vibrio casei includes:
- a CDS encoding Slp family lipoprotein; translation: MQRLLLITLTILTLTACSTLPEELNTRTADAPITDYQQWKNTPLVSKKEVRLGGVITKITNQKDKTRIEIANIPISSIGKPDINQAPEGRFVAYVDGFLDPVNYEKGSLISVVGQTMPSEKGRVGEFEYTFPVMKAYGQRLWVIQESTYIMNDNYGMGGCGFSTYRCRGYVPIRMNVIKEVR
- the tsaB gene encoding tRNA (adenosine(37)-N6)-threonylcarbamoyltransferase complex dimerization subunit type 1 TsaB encodes the protein MSAKILALDTSTENCSVALMINDQMFTRSEVAPRDHTKKILPMVDEVLKEAGISLHDLDALAFGRGPGSFTGVRIGIGIAQGLSFGAELPMIGISTLAAMAQACYRVNQSGQVVTAIDARMSEIYWAQYIRQDDGGWSALLMSDSQGECVIPPQELVDNVLTSEGLWVQAGTGWAAYHETLSHLPLNMQSSDILYPEAQDIAVLAQLEWNKGNTVNAEQASPTYLRDKVTWKKLPGRE